Proteins encoded by one window of Blastopirellula marina:
- the sucD gene encoding succinate--CoA ligase subunit alpha, which yields MSILVNKDTKVICQGITGKVGEFHTKGCKEYGTKMVGGVTPGKGGQTVQGLPVWDTVEEAVQETGANATMIFVPPPFTADAILEAIDAGIEVICAITEGVPVLDMVPVYETVKKSKSVLIGPNCPGVITPEECKIGIMPGYIHKKGPVGVMSRSGTLTYEAVWQLTNLGLGQSTCVGLGGDPIVGTSFIDLLEMYQNDGDTEAIMMMGEIGGTAEEEAAAYIKENVTKPVAAFIAGRTAPPGKRMGHAGAIISGGKGTADEKFAALRAAGVEIAESPADMGTALKRAIENHK from the coding sequence ATGAGCATTCTGGTCAACAAAGACACCAAGGTCATTTGTCAGGGCATCACCGGTAAGGTCGGCGAGTTCCACACCAAGGGGTGCAAGGAATACGGCACCAAGATGGTTGGCGGTGTCACGCCGGGCAAAGGTGGCCAAACGGTTCAAGGCCTGCCGGTCTGGGACACCGTCGAAGAAGCCGTCCAGGAAACGGGTGCCAACGCCACGATGATCTTCGTGCCGCCACCGTTCACCGCCGACGCCATTCTGGAAGCCATCGACGCTGGTATCGAAGTGATCTGTGCGATCACCGAAGGGGTGCCGGTCCTCGATATGGTTCCCGTTTACGAAACCGTCAAGAAGAGCAAGTCGGTCCTCATCGGTCCGAACTGCCCTGGCGTGATCACCCCCGAAGAATGCAAGATTGGCATCATGCCGGGCTACATTCATAAGAAGGGCCCTGTCGGCGTGATGAGCCGCAGCGGTACGCTGACCTACGAAGCCGTGTGGCAGCTGACCAACCTGGGCCTGGGCCAGTCGACCTGCGTCGGTCTGGGTGGTGACCCGATCGTCGGTACTTCCTTCATCGATCTTTTGGAAATGTACCAGAACGACGGCGACACCGAAGCGATCATGATGATGGGCGAAATCGGTGGTACGGCTGAAGAAGAAGCCGCTGCTTACATTAAGGAAAATGTGACCAAGCCAGTCGCCGCGTTCATCGCCGGTCGTACGGCCCCTCCGGGCAAGCGTATGGGTCACGCTGGTGCGATCATCAGCGGTGGTAAGGGAACGGCCGACGAGAAGTTCGCCGCCCTGCGAGCCGCCGGCGTCGAAATCGCCGAAAGCCCTGCCGACATGGGCACCGCTCTGAAGCGTGCGATCGAAAACCACAAGTAA
- the ptsP gene encoding phosphoenolpyruvate--protein phosphotransferase: MAVSPGISIGVAYCILEIFVNPDRKRLEKHEVQKELARYEQARERTAVDLAALQSKVEKQIGKNEAAIFAVHQTILRDPAFTNKVRHWIVEEHLTASAALHRLMEQYTEVFSKTGDEYLQERLNDIRDVVVRLSAYLSDVLNDAEESGLSGPLIVVADELLPSQAVALGEADVRGIVTQAGSQTSHAALIARSRGIPAVSGVSGILRKVKTGDTVVVNGSEGIVSINPEPEELAAYRKLEREFFHLKDQLAANRHHPAVTRDGTPLKLLANINNVKDVEAAEAMGAAGVGLYRTEYLYLTHENVPDEDEQYEVYKEILQKSPHKYVTIRTLDIGGDKTVAYLGHNHNEANPFMGWRSIRLSFEHPEFFLSQLRAIMRCAAELPEGSEGEVNMLFPMITNVEEMRKANHLVRKAEKSLDERGIPRGKVKVGMMLEVPAAAVCIQHLLELVDFVSIGSNDLVQYLTAADRDNPKVSGLCQPLSPAVVMTLKHVIEACNQANKPVTLCGEMAGQPRAFLLLLGMGLRSFSMSPAFIPTIKELAILTTIEHAERVVQKVIEMKTTNQVKRFLRMELEAISPELARLDTE; the protein is encoded by the coding sequence TTGGCAGTCTCCCCAGGCATTTCGATTGGGGTGGCGTACTGCATTTTAGAGATCTTCGTGAACCCTGATCGCAAGCGATTAGAGAAGCACGAAGTGCAGAAAGAGCTTGCGCGGTACGAACAGGCTCGCGAACGCACGGCTGTCGATTTGGCGGCACTGCAGTCCAAGGTTGAGAAGCAGATCGGCAAGAACGAAGCGGCGATCTTTGCCGTGCATCAAACGATTCTGCGTGATCCGGCATTCACCAATAAGGTCCGACACTGGATCGTCGAAGAGCATCTGACCGCATCGGCCGCGCTGCATCGTCTGATGGAGCAGTACACCGAAGTCTTCTCGAAGACCGGAGATGAATATCTTCAGGAACGCCTGAACGATATTCGCGATGTCGTCGTTCGCTTGAGCGCGTATCTCTCCGACGTGCTGAACGACGCCGAAGAATCAGGCCTCAGTGGTCCGCTGATTGTCGTCGCCGACGAACTGCTTCCTTCCCAGGCCGTGGCGCTGGGGGAAGCCGACGTCCGCGGCATTGTGACCCAGGCGGGCAGCCAGACCAGCCATGCGGCGTTGATCGCTCGCAGCCGTGGTATACCGGCGGTGAGCGGTGTCTCTGGCATTCTTCGCAAAGTGAAGACCGGTGACACGGTCGTGGTGAATGGTAGCGAAGGGATTGTTTCGATCAATCCCGAGCCGGAAGAGCTTGCTGCATATCGCAAGCTGGAGCGAGAGTTCTTCCATCTGAAAGATCAGCTGGCTGCCAATCGTCATCATCCAGCCGTCACGCGTGATGGGACGCCGCTGAAGCTATTGGCGAACATCAACAACGTGAAAGACGTCGAAGCGGCCGAAGCGATGGGTGCTGCGGGGGTGGGGCTGTACCGCACCGAATACCTGTACCTGACGCACGAAAATGTCCCGGACGAAGACGAGCAGTACGAAGTTTATAAAGAGATTCTGCAGAAGTCACCGCACAAGTACGTGACGATTCGGACGCTCGATATCGGTGGCGATAAGACGGTTGCCTACTTGGGGCACAACCATAACGAGGCGAACCCGTTTATGGGTTGGCGGAGCATTCGGCTTTCGTTCGAGCACCCAGAGTTCTTCCTCTCGCAGCTTCGTGCAATCATGCGGTGCGCGGCGGAACTGCCTGAAGGGAGCGAAGGGGAAGTGAACATGCTTTTCCCGATGATCACCAATGTCGAGGAGATGCGCAAAGCGAATCACTTGGTTCGTAAGGCCGAGAAGTCGCTCGACGAACGTGGTATACCGCGAGGGAAAGTCAAAGTGGGCATGATGCTCGAAGTACCGGCCGCCGCCGTATGTATCCAGCACCTGTTGGAACTGGTCGACTTCGTTTCGATTGGCTCGAACGACCTGGTGCAGTATCTGACCGCTGCCGACCGCGATAACCCAAAGGTAAGCGGGCTATGTCAGCCCCTTTCACCGGCCGTGGTGATGACGCTGAAGCATGTGATCGAGGCCTGCAACCAGGCCAATAAGCCGGTCACTCTTTGTGGGGAGATGGCGGGCCAACCTCGCGCGTTTCTCCTGCTTTTGGGGATGGGGCTGCGAAGCTTCAGCATGAGCCCTGCGTTTATCCCCACTATCAAGGAATTGGCGATTCTAACGACGATCGAACACGCCGAACGGGTTGTTCAAAAAGTGATTGAAATGAAAACAACCAACCAGGTAAAACGCTTTTTGCGCATGGAATTGGAAGCAATTTCGCCGGAATTGGCCCGTTTAGACACCGAATAA
- a CDS encoding universal stress protein — translation MTWISKAPIVVPYDFSANSKDAVDMAISLLETSDGVHLIHVLGELSPAEPGEVWDTVDENTRTHHATQAIRKELSDEKYKDVKIIIAFGDPGEKICQYAEKIEANAIMIPSHGRSSIMRVLVGSVADRVVRLAHCPVIVLKKPRK, via the coding sequence ATGACCTGGATTTCAAAAGCTCCGATTGTTGTGCCATACGACTTCTCCGCCAATTCCAAGGATGCGGTCGATATGGCCATTTCCTTGCTGGAAACAAGTGACGGTGTTCACTTGATTCACGTTCTTGGAGAGCTCTCGCCGGCTGAGCCCGGCGAAGTATGGGATACCGTGGACGAAAACACTCGGACACATCATGCGACCCAGGCCATCCGCAAAGAGCTCTCCGACGAGAAGTACAAAGACGTGAAAATCATTATCGCGTTCGGCGACCCAGGCGAGAAGATCTGCCAATACGCAGAAAAAATCGAAGCGAATGCGATTATGATCCCATCGCACGGGCGATCGTCGATTATGCGCGTACTGGTGGGCTCGGTCGCTGATCGAGTAGTTCGTTTGGCCCACTGCCCGGTGATCGTACTGAAGAAACCCCGCAAGTAA
- a CDS encoding hemerythrin domain-containing protein, giving the protein MTSDSYLTGGNRPFYLHFTFEHEGLDCAVHDLQHCLQDPNKTIVKSQLSMRLSQLRELMMKHFHEEEEGCFDEICAQHPHMCPATRKMERSHRLLLSQLDALVLDLEKSSVTEDWIEGFDAFADEMNKHKEAEEAFVRQGLQLPDDEA; this is encoded by the coding sequence ATGACCAGTGATAGCTATCTAACCGGAGGGAATCGGCCCTTCTACCTGCACTTCACGTTTGAGCATGAAGGGCTCGATTGTGCAGTCCATGATCTTCAGCACTGTTTGCAAGATCCAAACAAGACCATTGTGAAGTCCCAGTTGTCGATGCGTTTGTCACAGCTTCGTGAGTTGATGATGAAACACTTCCACGAAGAAGAAGAAGGTTGCTTCGACGAAATCTGCGCCCAGCACCCACATATGTGCCCGGCAACGCGGAAGATGGAACGTTCTCATCGGTTGCTACTTTCGCAACTGGATGCGTTGGTTCTTGATCTTGAGAAAAGCTCGGTCACCGAAGACTGGATAGAAGGTTTCGATGCATTTGCAGACGAAATGAATAAACACAAAGAAGCCGAAGAGGCATTCGTCCGTCAAGGACTACAACTGCCTGACGACGAGGCGTGA
- a CDS encoding universal stress protein has translation MNFKRILFPTDFSHCGDAALHLATALARDSGATIIVAHVEEPPTVYGTGEMYYGMLDPSPDDLKKMLHEIKPSDPEVPVEYRLITGDPSSAVVRLADEEKADLIVLGTHGRTGLLHMLIGSTAESIVRHAKCPVLTFKQPSETS, from the coding sequence ATGAACTTCAAACGTATCCTATTTCCGACCGATTTTTCTCACTGCGGTGACGCTGCGCTGCATTTGGCGACCGCTCTGGCACGAGATAGTGGGGCAACGATCATCGTTGCTCACGTCGAAGAGCCTCCAACGGTCTACGGCACCGGCGAGATGTATTACGGCATGCTGGACCCATCTCCAGACGATCTGAAAAAGATGCTGCACGAGATTAAACCCAGCGATCCGGAAGTTCCTGTGGAATATCGATTGATTACCGGGGATCCTTCCTCAGCCGTAGTTCGACTGGCAGATGAAGAAAAAGCCGACCTGATTGTTTTGGGCACCCATGGCCGTACCGGCCTGTTGCATATGTTGATTGGTAGTACCGCCGAATCGATCGTGCGGCATGCCAAATGTCCCGTCTTGACGTTCAAACAACCGTCGGAGACGAGTTAA
- a CDS encoding GNAT family N-acetyltransferase encodes MATDCPSSDPVAIPGPLPIPAHSLSVSILHDVDSTSSLFVEWEHLAGQRLFLAPRWLLTWWKHYRQPGSQLQIVTVRDNNGWLIGLAPWYRRRSWWGGDEIQLLGSGEVCSDYLSVLAKPGEESLVINALADFLPRQLAKADHFFFEGLDASDTVMLHFASAMRDRQYEVKQLPQLDSYQLALPATWEEWVSQLSRSRRHRVRQLWRNQFETGKATIHIADKSTLEQGFSILVDLHQKRRNQMGQRGCFASKRFHQFLQEAAREHLESGQLRLQWIELEGRPIAVELDLEEGDTLMHYCSGIEIDCDYARPGWLGITAAIRHAIESGKATFDFLRGDEGYKSHWRGQPVPLMNLELIPPRFGAQVRSQLRGSFRLAKQQAKRILRKSAKSEQTEGHSSDEG; translated from the coding sequence ATGGCAACTGATTGCCCATCGAGCGATCCGGTAGCGATTCCGGGCCCGCTTCCCATCCCAGCTCATTCCCTGAGCGTAAGCATTCTTCACGACGTCGATTCCACGTCGTCTCTTTTCGTGGAGTGGGAGCATCTGGCCGGCCAACGTCTGTTTCTGGCACCTCGCTGGCTGTTGACCTGGTGGAAGCACTATCGTCAACCAGGCAGCCAACTGCAGATTGTCACCGTACGCGACAACAACGGATGGCTGATCGGCCTGGCACCATGGTACCGCCGCCGCAGTTGGTGGGGTGGCGACGAGATTCAACTCTTGGGCTCGGGAGAAGTTTGTAGCGATTACCTTTCCGTGCTGGCCAAACCTGGCGAAGAAAGCCTGGTGATCAACGCGCTTGCCGATTTCCTGCCACGACAGCTTGCCAAAGCCGATCACTTCTTCTTCGAAGGTCTCGATGCGTCCGATACCGTGATGCTTCATTTCGCCAGCGCGATGCGAGACCGGCAATACGAAGTCAAGCAACTACCACAACTCGACAGCTATCAACTCGCGCTTCCGGCGACATGGGAGGAATGGGTTTCGCAGCTTTCCCGATCGCGCCGTCATCGCGTACGTCAGCTGTGGCGTAATCAATTTGAAACAGGCAAAGCCACGATCCATATCGCTGATAAATCGACCCTGGAACAAGGATTCTCGATTCTGGTCGATCTCCACCAAAAGCGACGTAATCAGATGGGTCAGCGTGGTTGTTTTGCGTCGAAGCGATTCCACCAGTTCCTGCAGGAAGCCGCCCGTGAACACCTCGAATCAGGTCAGCTGCGTTTGCAGTGGATTGAACTCGAAGGACGTCCGATCGCGGTCGAGCTGGATCTGGAAGAGGGGGACACCCTCATGCACTACTGCAGCGGCATCGAGATCGACTGTGACTATGCTCGGCCAGGCTGGCTCGGCATCACGGCGGCCATTCGTCATGCGATCGAATCCGGAAAAGCAACGTTCGATTTCCTCCGCGGGGACGAGGGGTACAAAAGCCATTGGCGAGGTCAGCCGGTCCCGCTGATGAATCTCGAACTCATTCCACCCAGATTCGGCGCTCAGGTCCGTTCTCAATTGCGAGGATCGTTTCGTCTAGCCAAGCAGCAAGCCAAACGTATCCTGAGGAAGTCGGCAAAATCGGAACAAACGGAAGGGCACTCATCCGACGAAGGCTAA
- a CDS encoding class I SAM-dependent methyltransferase, with protein sequence MLERILEPEVMDTPQEAMIYDEMDHGEVNEAFVNDLIAFLGIEPDMEAKMIDIFDIGTGTARIPILLADRIPQCRIMGADASVSMLDVARINIDIACLLERVQLARIDAKQTDYEDGYFTGVMSNSIIHHIPEPIAVLQESVRLAEPGGWLFFRDLLRPESNEQVEQLVKTYCGKEPESAQKMFGESLQASLSLSEIREMVSSLGFDPESVQQTSDRHWTWAARKPE encoded by the coding sequence ATGCTCGAGCGCATTCTCGAACCCGAAGTGATGGACACTCCGCAGGAAGCGATGATCTACGACGAAATGGATCATGGCGAGGTAAACGAAGCGTTCGTCAATGATCTGATTGCTTTCCTCGGCATCGAGCCTGACATGGAAGCCAAGATGATCGACATCTTCGACATCGGGACCGGTACGGCCCGCATTCCCATCCTTTTGGCCGACCGCATCCCGCAGTGTCGAATTATGGGAGCGGATGCGTCCGTATCGATGCTCGACGTGGCCCGAATCAACATCGACATTGCCTGCCTGCTCGAACGTGTTCAACTTGCGCGAATCGACGCCAAACAAACCGACTATGAAGATGGCTACTTTACCGGGGTGATGTCGAACTCCATCATTCACCACATCCCAGAGCCCATTGCCGTGCTCCAGGAAAGTGTTCGCTTGGCGGAACCTGGCGGCTGGCTCTTCTTCCGCGATCTCCTGCGGCCCGAGTCCAACGAACAGGTCGAGCAGTTGGTGAAGACCTATTGCGGCAAAGAACCGGAATCCGCCCAGAAGATGTTTGGCGAGTCCCTTCAGGCCTCCCTCTCGCTTTCGGAGATTCGAGAGATGGTTTCTTCCCTCGGCTTCGATCCGGAATCGGTCCAACAGACGTCGGATCGTCATTGGACTTGGGCAGCGCGGAAGCCGGAATAA
- a CDS encoding permease encodes MNDTKYKWAVAGDVNAFFGLMLDNIADLLLTIGLLAAVFNFPTTFAIGHMVPGTAIGVLVGDLIFFWMAMNLAKRSGRNDVTAMPLGLDTPSTFGMVFFVLGPSFVLGVQELQLTAEEAAIRTWHIGIWSIVLSGIFKSFFSFSSSWIRRVIPRAGLLGSLAAIALVLISFLPFIEALHFPIVGMTALSIVLVTLVAHIRLPFKIPGALAALVVSGAIYYLMYGLGLLGATPEAMEFQPTEALLPTDWLAVFRFEWLTVAKFNEAAQYLPIVIPFALATVIGGIDCVESAAAAGDEYDTNRIIGAEAIATLVAGLCGGVIQTTPYIGHPAYKAMGGRAAYTLATALFVGGAGVLGYFGFLYWAIPKPTVFPILVFIGLEITSQSFQATPKRHYPAVSIACIPALAALVLIFAGDLQGTYTGLSYQMQGQVAAMAEAGEIDPEAAQKLNDMTLKLREYSQGNIQTPPDQHGHSHPAGIAVKLQTLQMLAGGFILTSMLWAAILAFIIDRRLYTATAFAVICAVFSLFGVIHSPFPSGKLVLGWHVPDIPSAAAGQGPIYMMATYVCMAVVLAVCGIWQHASPMREIPEHDTES; translated from the coding sequence ATGAACGACACCAAATACAAATGGGCCGTTGCAGGCGACGTTAACGCCTTCTTTGGCTTGATGTTAGATAACATTGCCGATCTTTTGCTGACGATCGGATTGCTAGCGGCGGTCTTTAACTTTCCTACAACGTTCGCCATTGGACACATGGTGCCAGGAACGGCGATTGGGGTGCTGGTAGGAGACCTGATCTTCTTCTGGATGGCCATGAATCTGGCGAAAAGGAGTGGCCGTAACGACGTAACTGCTATGCCTTTAGGGCTCGATACGCCCAGCACCTTTGGCATGGTGTTTTTCGTTTTGGGGCCATCGTTTGTCCTGGGAGTCCAGGAATTACAACTGACAGCAGAAGAGGCTGCTATCCGTACGTGGCATATTGGCATTTGGTCCATTGTCTTGTCCGGAATTTTCAAATCCTTTTTCTCGTTCAGCTCAAGTTGGATTCGTCGAGTCATTCCACGAGCAGGGCTCCTCGGATCGCTAGCGGCGATCGCCTTGGTGCTGATCAGCTTTCTGCCGTTCATCGAAGCGTTGCACTTCCCAATCGTGGGAATGACGGCCCTGTCGATCGTGCTGGTTACGCTCGTGGCTCATATTCGCCTGCCGTTCAAGATCCCCGGCGCGCTGGCGGCGCTGGTCGTGTCCGGTGCGATCTATTACCTCATGTATGGACTCGGCCTGCTGGGAGCCACGCCGGAAGCGATGGAATTCCAGCCCACCGAAGCATTGCTTCCCACCGACTGGCTGGCCGTATTCCGCTTCGAGTGGCTAACCGTGGCAAAGTTCAACGAGGCCGCCCAGTACTTACCGATTGTCATTCCGTTTGCCTTGGCAACCGTGATCGGCGGGATCGATTGCGTCGAAAGCGCCGCTGCGGCCGGCGACGAGTACGACACTAACCGCATCATCGGAGCCGAAGCCATTGCAACGCTGGTGGCTGGTCTCTGCGGTGGTGTGATCCAAACGACACCTTACATCGGCCATCCTGCTTACAAGGCGATGGGAGGGCGAGCCGCCTATACCTTGGCAACGGCCTTGTTCGTGGGCGGGGCAGGGGTGCTCGGTTATTTTGGTTTTCTGTACTGGGCGATTCCCAAACCAACCGTCTTTCCGATCCTGGTGTTCATCGGGCTCGAGATCACCTCGCAAAGCTTTCAAGCGACCCCCAAGCGGCACTATCCAGCCGTGTCGATTGCCTGTATTCCGGCACTTGCCGCATTGGTGCTGATCTTCGCCGGCGATCTGCAAGGAACCTACACGGGGCTTTCATACCAAATGCAGGGGCAAGTCGCGGCAATGGCCGAAGCAGGGGAGATCGATCCTGAAGCGGCGCAGAAGCTGAACGATATGACGCTCAAGCTGCGTGAATACAGCCAAGGAAACATTCAAACGCCCCCAGACCAGCACGGACATTCGCACCCTGCCGGTATCGCCGTGAAGCTGCAAACCTTGCAGATGCTGGCCGGTGGTTTCATTCTGACAAGCATGCTCTGGGCGGCTATCCTGGCGTTCATCATTGATCGTCGCTTATATACGGCAACGGCATTTGCCGTGATCTGTGCGGTCTTCAGCTTGTTTGGCGTGATACACTCACCGTTTCCAAGTGGTAAGCTGGTATTAGGTTGGCATGTGCCTGACATTCCCAGTGCGGCTGCCGGCCAAGGGCCCATCTACATGATGGCGACCTACGTCTGCATGGCGGTCGTGTTGGCCGTGTGCGGCATCTGGCAACACGCATCCCCCATGCGCGAAATCCCCGAACACGACACAGAAAGCTAG
- a CDS encoding RNA polymerase sigma factor has protein sequence MTTATLEMTSSYSDPSLVQPKSDEDLLLAYRDSGNREYFQKLVQRYERELFNYLRRYLGDPEMAEDVFQAAFLQVHLKCDTFEEGRRFRPWLYTIATNQAIDAQRKTKRHKMVSLDRAGNSTEQQETGSLVDLLVSAEPGPMAQMDDYERQRVMRDAVQQLPESLKTAVVLVYYQGLKYREAADILEIPVGTVKSRLHTAVQKLTEAWNEVYTSDDEDS, from the coding sequence ATGACAACTGCCACACTTGAAATGACGTCGAGTTATTCCGACCCATCGCTCGTTCAACCCAAATCCGATGAGGATTTGCTGTTGGCGTACCGAGATTCGGGGAATCGCGAGTACTTCCAGAAGTTGGTGCAGCGTTACGAACGTGAGCTGTTCAACTACCTTCGGCGGTACTTGGGTGATCCCGAAATGGCGGAAGATGTGTTTCAGGCTGCCTTTCTGCAAGTGCACCTGAAATGCGATACCTTCGAGGAAGGACGTCGTTTTCGCCCCTGGCTTTACACGATTGCCACCAACCAGGCGATCGATGCTCAGCGTAAGACCAAGCGTCACAAGATGGTTAGCTTGGACCGCGCTGGCAACAGCACCGAACAGCAAGAGACCGGTTCGCTGGTTGATTTACTGGTAAGTGCCGAGCCAGGACCAATGGCACAAATGGACGATTACGAACGACAACGCGTGATGCGCGATGCCGTTCAGCAACTGCCCGAATCATTGAAGACCGCCGTTGTGTTAGTCTACTACCAAGGTTTGAAGTACCGCGAAGCTGCGGACATCTTGGAGATTCCGGTCGGTACGGTGAAAAGCCGTCTGCATACTGCAGTGCAGAAGTTAACCGAAGCATGGAACGAAGTTTATACCTCAGATGACGAAGACTCGTGA
- a CDS encoding RNA polymerase sigma factor, translated as MAAPDVPELTDGEILSAVLAGDADRYAVIVKRYRRALLNLAYSYLGDSQLAEDAVQEAFLNSFKWLHTYDSRYSFRTWLWRILLNVCHRIREKGKKLPVTSTKLQASQGEDGCSPLETEVPCQALAGLIDRERRGQVLQLLDKLTPIQAEAIRLRFFGEMKFQEIADAQGIGLPAAKARVRNGLLQLAKLIQNTCQELSEEHAR; from the coding sequence ATGGCTGCTCCGGACGTCCCTGAATTAACCGATGGCGAGATTCTCTCGGCCGTTTTGGCTGGGGATGCGGACCGGTATGCCGTGATCGTGAAGCGGTACCGCCGGGCTCTGTTGAACTTGGCCTATAGCTACCTGGGAGACTCGCAACTGGCCGAGGATGCCGTTCAGGAAGCGTTTCTCAATAGCTTCAAGTGGCTGCACACCTACGACTCGCGTTACAGCTTCCGCACGTGGCTGTGGCGAATTCTATTGAATGTCTGCCATCGCATTCGCGAGAAAGGGAAGAAGCTGCCGGTCACCTCGACCAAGCTTCAGGCCAGCCAAGGGGAAGATGGCTGTTCGCCGCTAGAGACGGAAGTTCCCTGCCAGGCACTCGCGGGCTTGATCGACCGAGAACGCCGCGGACAGGTGCTTCAGTTGCTCGACAAGCTGACACCCATTCAGGCCGAAGCGATCCGCCTGCGATTCTTCGGTGAAATGAAATTCCAAGAGATCGCCGACGCCCAGGGAATCGGCCTGCCGGCGGCTAAGGCCCGCGTTCGCAATGGACTATTGCAGCTCGCGAAATTGATCCAGAACACTTGCCAAGAGCTTTCCGAGGAACACGCTCGATGA
- a CDS encoding DUF1559 domain-containing protein, with product MQEGDWKFLWRMIGFMAMLAFCGGLLLPSTGGHPGASRHSEVMNDLKQIVLVYQLKANSDPYNRVPPVAIVDPNGQPLLSWRVLLLPQMDEQELFEQFDLTKPWDSPENLPLVEKMPDLFASPFAEQATKQGKTPYKAIANDDELWSTAWPRPGEDLKLSKFKDGLSHTAMVVEDLTNPVIWTKPEDITPSEYLQILDHGQWSSKTFFIGFADGSVRPFKDPTEEEILPLMYANDGRVPKD from the coding sequence ATGCAAGAAGGTGATTGGAAATTCCTCTGGCGGATGATTGGTTTCATGGCAATGCTTGCGTTTTGCGGTGGCCTGTTGTTACCCAGCACTGGCGGTCATCCCGGGGCATCTCGCCACTCCGAAGTGATGAACGATCTCAAGCAGATCGTCTTGGTCTACCAGTTGAAAGCAAACTCCGATCCGTACAATCGTGTCCCACCGGTTGCGATCGTCGATCCGAATGGCCAGCCACTTCTCTCGTGGCGGGTACTTTTATTGCCGCAAATGGACGAGCAGGAATTGTTCGAGCAGTTCGATCTCACCAAGCCATGGGATAGCCCCGAGAATTTGCCACTGGTAGAGAAGATGCCAGATTTGTTCGCGTCTCCCTTCGCTGAGCAAGCTACCAAGCAAGGTAAAACGCCCTATAAGGCAATCGCCAACGACGACGAGTTATGGAGCACCGCCTGGCCGCGGCCTGGCGAGGACCTAAAGCTATCCAAATTTAAAGACGGATTATCTCACACGGCCATGGTCGTGGAAGATCTGACCAATCCGGTGATCTGGACGAAGCCGGAAGACATCACGCCGTCCGAGTATCTGCAGATACTCGATCATGGTCAGTGGTCCAGTAAAACCTTCTTCATTGGCTTTGCGGACGGTTCTGTGCGACCGTTCAAGGACCCAACCGAAGAAGAGATTCTGCCGCTGATGTATGCGAACGATGGGCGTGTACCAAAGGACTAA
- a CDS encoding DUF1559 domain-containing protein, protein MNDPNPFDSPHGQPTEPEPKKWWQPTVVEWFVIAGIILVLVGLLLPSRTHSYGGGRRSWTSNNLKNIGLALHNYHDTYGSLPPVVVTDSEGRPLYSWRVLLLPFLEQKGLYDQFDLSLPWDSETNRPLAEMVPSLFESPYLDTETYPGMTTYLAVVDSQGKQTIMLPQEGRSFDEVPCELGRVAMVVERIEHPVIWTKPGDITPFELIDAAKIEQNDLSYFPVLLGDGAVQWMPKDDPKQLKECLLCPELGGAEQATARE, encoded by the coding sequence ATGAACGATCCCAATCCATTCGATAGCCCTCATGGCCAGCCAACCGAGCCGGAGCCCAAAAAGTGGTGGCAGCCTACGGTCGTCGAGTGGTTCGTGATAGCGGGCATCATCTTGGTCTTGGTCGGGCTGCTCTTGCCGTCGAGAACGCATAGCTATGGGGGTGGGCGGCGCAGCTGGACCTCGAACAACCTGAAGAATATTGGCCTTGCACTGCACAACTACCACGATACCTATGGCAGCCTGCCGCCGGTCGTGGTGACCGATAGCGAAGGCCGCCCACTATACTCGTGGCGCGTATTACTTCTGCCATTTCTCGAGCAGAAGGGTTTATACGATCAGTTCGATCTCTCGCTACCATGGGATAGCGAGACGAATCGACCGCTGGCAGAGATGGTGCCCAGCCTGTTTGAAAGTCCCTATCTCGATACGGAAACGTATCCCGGAATGACGACCTATCTGGCGGTGGTCGATTCCCAGGGAAAACAAACCATCATGCTTCCCCAAGAAGGACGATCATTCGACGAAGTACCTTGTGAGTTGGGTCGTGTGGCGATGGTTGTCGAGAGAATCGAACATCCCGTGATTTGGACGAAACCGGGCGATATCACTCCTTTCGAGTTGATCGACGCCGCCAAAATCGAACAGAATGACCTTTCCTATTTTCCCGTGCTGCTGGGGGATGGGGCGGTCCAGTGGATGCCTAAGGACGACCCTAAGCAGTTGAAAGAGTGTCTGCTATGCCCAGAATTAGGTGGCGCAGAGCAGGCAACCGCCCGTGAATAA